From one Oncorhynchus clarkii lewisi isolate Uvic-CL-2024 chromosome 6, UVic_Ocla_1.0, whole genome shotgun sequence genomic stretch:
- the LOC139411177 gene encoding ubiquitin-associated domain-containing protein 1-like isoform X3, translating into MFVQEEKIFAGKILKIHICTMEGTEWLEEVTEDTTIEQLKEKCLKHYVHGSLEDPKTITHHKLVHAAKERILTETKTVADENLKDKDFLLLIKKRPLPPPPKIADITAEEKKKQDNKAPDKDAILKATAGLSTRHTDRTVTQHNIRDTELRKILVSLIEVAQKLLALNPDAVELFKKANAMLDEEEEDRVDETTLQQLTEMGFPESRAIKALRLNHMSVTQAMEWLIEHVDDPTVDTTLPGQGTQGAVGATSPPLIPSISASFPNLLRTVSQTNTDSAARQDELTEIFKRIRRKREFRPESRAVIALMEMGFDEKEVVDALRVNNNQQDAACEWLLGDRKPSPEDLDKGIDINSSLFQAILENPVVQLGLTNPKTLLAFEDMLENPLNSTQWMNDPETGPVMLQISRIFQTLNRT; encoded by the exons ATGTTTGTGCAAGAAGAGAAGATATTCGCTGGAAAAATATTAAAAATCCACATTTGTACTATGGAGGGTACAGAGTGGTTGGAAGAAGTAACAGAGGATACCACTATTGAACAACTCAAAGAGAAGTGCTTGAAACAt TATGTACATGGAAGCCTCGAAGACCCCAAAACAATCACACACCATAAACTTGTCCATGCTGCCAAGGAGAGGATCCTCACAGAAACTAAAACGGTTGCAGATGAAAATCTAAAAGATAAAG ATTTTCTTCTACTGATAAAGAAGAGACCACTGCCACCCCCTCCGAAAATAGCTGACATAACTGCAGAGGAAAAG AAGAAGCAGGATAACAAGGCTCCAGATAAAGATGCCATCCTGAAGGCCACCGCCGGCCTGTCTACCCGCCACACAGACCGCACTGTCACCCAGCATAACATCAGAGAT ACGGAGCTCAGGAAAATCCTTGTCTCTCTCATTGAAGTGGCCCAGAAGCTTCTCGCCTTGAACCCCGATGCTGTGGAGCTCTTCAAAAAGGCCAATG CCATgctggatgaggaggaggaggaccgggTGGATGAGACGACCCTTCAGCAGCTGACTGAGATGGGTTTCCCTGAGAGCAGAGCCATCAAAGCTCTCAGGCTCAACCA CATGTCAGTGACCCAGGCCATGGAGTGGCTGATTGAGCACGTAGACGACCCCACGGTGGACACCACCCTGCCCGGCCAGGGCACCCAAGGAGCAGTAGGAGCCACATCACCACCCCTGATCCCCTCTATCTCTGCCTCATTTCCAAACCTCCTCCGCACCGTCTCCCAGACTAACACAGATTCCGCCGCCAGGCAGGACGAACTCACTGAGATCTTCAAGAGGATCCGAAGGAAAAGAGAGTTCAGGCCTGAGTCACGG GCTGTCATTGCGTTGATGGAGATGGGCTTTGATGAGAAGGAGGTGGTCGATGCCCTGAGAGTCAATAACAACCAACAGGATGCTGCA TGCGAGTGGCTGCTGGGGGACAGGAAGCCGTCTCCGGAGGACTTGGATAAAGGCATCGACATCAACAGTTCTCTGTTCCAGGCCATCCTGGAGAACCCTGTGGTCCAGCTGGGCCTCACCAATCCCAAAACACTGCTGG CGTTTGAGGACATGTTGGAGAACCCTCTGAACAGCACCCAATGGATGAATGACCCTGAGACTGGGCCTGTCATGCTGCAGATCTCCAGAATCTTCCAGACACTCAACCGCAcgtag
- the LOC139411177 gene encoding ubiquitin-associated domain-containing protein 1-like isoform X2 yields the protein MFVQEEKIFAGKILKIHICTMEGTEWLEEVTEDTTIEQLKEKCLKHYVHGSLEDPKTITHHKLVHAAKERILTETKTVADENLKDKDFLLLIKKRPLPPPPKIADITAEEKKQDNKAPDKDAILKATAGLSTRHTDRTVTQHNIRDFQTELRKILVSLIEVAQKLLALNPDAVELFKKANAMLDEEEEDRVDETTLQQLTEMGFPESRAIKALRLNHMSVTQAMEWLIEHVDDPTVDTTLPGQGTQGAVGATSPPLIPSISASFPNLLRTVSQTNTDSAARQDELTEIFKRIRRKREFRPESRAVIALMEMGFDEKEVVDALRVNNNQQDAACEWLLGDRKPSPEDLDKGIDINSSLFQAILENPVVQLGLTNPKTLLAFEDMLENPLNSTQWMNDPETGPVMLQISRIFQTLNRT from the exons ATGTTTGTGCAAGAAGAGAAGATATTCGCTGGAAAAATATTAAAAATCCACATTTGTACTATGGAGGGTACAGAGTGGTTGGAAGAAGTAACAGAGGATACCACTATTGAACAACTCAAAGAGAAGTGCTTGAAACAt TATGTACATGGAAGCCTCGAAGACCCCAAAACAATCACACACCATAAACTTGTCCATGCTGCCAAGGAGAGGATCCTCACAGAAACTAAAACGGTTGCAGATGAAAATCTAAAAGATAAAG ATTTTCTTCTACTGATAAAGAAGAGACCACTGCCACCCCCTCCGAAAATAGCTGACATAACTGCAGAGGAAAAG AAGCAGGATAACAAGGCTCCAGATAAAGATGCCATCCTGAAGGCCACCGCCGGCCTGTCTACCCGCCACACAGACCGCACTGTCACCCAGCATAACATCAGAGAT TTTCAGACGGAGCTCAGGAAAATCCTTGTCTCTCTCATTGAAGTGGCCCAGAAGCTTCTCGCCTTGAACCCCGATGCTGTGGAGCTCTTCAAAAAGGCCAATG CCATgctggatgaggaggaggaggaccgggTGGATGAGACGACCCTTCAGCAGCTGACTGAGATGGGTTTCCCTGAGAGCAGAGCCATCAAAGCTCTCAGGCTCAACCA CATGTCAGTGACCCAGGCCATGGAGTGGCTGATTGAGCACGTAGACGACCCCACGGTGGACACCACCCTGCCCGGCCAGGGCACCCAAGGAGCAGTAGGAGCCACATCACCACCCCTGATCCCCTCTATCTCTGCCTCATTTCCAAACCTCCTCCGCACCGTCTCCCAGACTAACACAGATTCCGCCGCCAGGCAGGACGAACTCACTGAGATCTTCAAGAGGATCCGAAGGAAAAGAGAGTTCAGGCCTGAGTCACGG GCTGTCATTGCGTTGATGGAGATGGGCTTTGATGAGAAGGAGGTGGTCGATGCCCTGAGAGTCAATAACAACCAACAGGATGCTGCA TGCGAGTGGCTGCTGGGGGACAGGAAGCCGTCTCCGGAGGACTTGGATAAAGGCATCGACATCAACAGTTCTCTGTTCCAGGCCATCCTGGAGAACCCTGTGGTCCAGCTGGGCCTCACCAATCCCAAAACACTGCTGG CGTTTGAGGACATGTTGGAGAACCCTCTGAACAGCACCCAATGGATGAATGACCCTGAGACTGGGCCTGTCATGCTGCAGATCTCCAGAATCTTCCAGACACTCAACCGCAcgtag
- the LOC139411177 gene encoding ubiquitin-associated domain-containing protein 1-like isoform X1 has protein sequence MFVQEEKIFAGKILKIHICTMEGTEWLEEVTEDTTIEQLKEKCLKHYVHGSLEDPKTITHHKLVHAAKERILTETKTVADENLKDKDFLLLIKKRPLPPPPKIADITAEEKKKQDNKAPDKDAILKATAGLSTRHTDRTVTQHNIRDFQTELRKILVSLIEVAQKLLALNPDAVELFKKANAMLDEEEEDRVDETTLQQLTEMGFPESRAIKALRLNHMSVTQAMEWLIEHVDDPTVDTTLPGQGTQGAVGATSPPLIPSISASFPNLLRTVSQTNTDSAARQDELTEIFKRIRRKREFRPESRAVIALMEMGFDEKEVVDALRVNNNQQDAACEWLLGDRKPSPEDLDKGIDINSSLFQAILENPVVQLGLTNPKTLLAFEDMLENPLNSTQWMNDPETGPVMLQISRIFQTLNRT, from the exons ATGTTTGTGCAAGAAGAGAAGATATTCGCTGGAAAAATATTAAAAATCCACATTTGTACTATGGAGGGTACAGAGTGGTTGGAAGAAGTAACAGAGGATACCACTATTGAACAACTCAAAGAGAAGTGCTTGAAACAt TATGTACATGGAAGCCTCGAAGACCCCAAAACAATCACACACCATAAACTTGTCCATGCTGCCAAGGAGAGGATCCTCACAGAAACTAAAACGGTTGCAGATGAAAATCTAAAAGATAAAG ATTTTCTTCTACTGATAAAGAAGAGACCACTGCCACCCCCTCCGAAAATAGCTGACATAACTGCAGAGGAAAAG AAGAAGCAGGATAACAAGGCTCCAGATAAAGATGCCATCCTGAAGGCCACCGCCGGCCTGTCTACCCGCCACACAGACCGCACTGTCACCCAGCATAACATCAGAGAT TTTCAGACGGAGCTCAGGAAAATCCTTGTCTCTCTCATTGAAGTGGCCCAGAAGCTTCTCGCCTTGAACCCCGATGCTGTGGAGCTCTTCAAAAAGGCCAATG CCATgctggatgaggaggaggaggaccgggTGGATGAGACGACCCTTCAGCAGCTGACTGAGATGGGTTTCCCTGAGAGCAGAGCCATCAAAGCTCTCAGGCTCAACCA CATGTCAGTGACCCAGGCCATGGAGTGGCTGATTGAGCACGTAGACGACCCCACGGTGGACACCACCCTGCCCGGCCAGGGCACCCAAGGAGCAGTAGGAGCCACATCACCACCCCTGATCCCCTCTATCTCTGCCTCATTTCCAAACCTCCTCCGCACCGTCTCCCAGACTAACACAGATTCCGCCGCCAGGCAGGACGAACTCACTGAGATCTTCAAGAGGATCCGAAGGAAAAGAGAGTTCAGGCCTGAGTCACGG GCTGTCATTGCGTTGATGGAGATGGGCTTTGATGAGAAGGAGGTGGTCGATGCCCTGAGAGTCAATAACAACCAACAGGATGCTGCA TGCGAGTGGCTGCTGGGGGACAGGAAGCCGTCTCCGGAGGACTTGGATAAAGGCATCGACATCAACAGTTCTCTGTTCCAGGCCATCCTGGAGAACCCTGTGGTCCAGCTGGGCCTCACCAATCCCAAAACACTGCTGG CGTTTGAGGACATGTTGGAGAACCCTCTGAACAGCACCCAATGGATGAATGACCCTGAGACTGGGCCTGTCATGCTGCAGATCTCCAGAATCTTCCAGACACTCAACCGCAcgtag